The Mercurialis annua linkage group LG2, ddMerAnnu1.2, whole genome shotgun sequence genome contains a region encoding:
- the LOC126666694 gene encoding replication protein A 70 kDa DNA-binding subunit A-like — protein sequence MTSLKELYGRIDFPEDHIFECAKQGPIILVVAAISVKSTYGKAMLSGISATKFYIKSELPEVEAFISSLPDSPVQLRIDRKNLEPPVDPETEKNENRKCIAEWLQLDFHTDKNNKYTCEAVIKEIISHDGWWYRACPRCKSGMQTYDQNIYCKKCGSLDDVLIAWYRLTVAVEDHTGIIPFILFGQLALELISLPATTLSTMAKDRYEVPPFMNKICGQKKVFQIRMSDRIQNSSQMAFKVTHVFKEMQVIKVETLSPPTSQTSQLLTRNSPFSVSTSKPRRMLQLDESSSSSSSQDVKKAKLD from the exons ATGACCAGCTTGAAAGAACTCTATGGGAGAATTGATTTTCCAGAAGATCATATCTTCGAATGTGCAAAGCAAGGTCCCATTATTTTAGTTGTTGCGGCAATTTCAGTGAAATCCACTTACG GCAAGGCTATGCTAAGTGGAATATCAGctacaaaattttatattaaatccgAACTGCCAGAAGTCGAAGCTTTTATTAGCAg CTTGCCTGATTCCCCCGTTCAACTACGAATTGATCGAAAAAATTTAGAACCGCCAGTTGATCCTGAAACTGAAAAAAATGAGAACCGCAAGTGTATTGCTGAATGGTTGCAACTTGACTTTCATACAGATAAg AATAACAAATATACATGTGAAGCTGTCATTAAAGAAATTATTTCGCATGATGGTTGGTGGTATAGAGCATGCCCTCGGTGCAAAAGTGGCATGCAAACTTATGATCAAAATatatattgcaaaaaatgtgGTTCATTAGATGACGTTCTTATCGCATG GTATAGATTGACAGTTGCTGTTGAAGACCATACAGGAATTATACCATTCATTTTATTTGGCCAACTAgcattagaattaattagtttGCCAGCAACAACTCTTTCGACCATGGCAAAAGACAGATATGAAGTCCCGCCATTTATGAACAAAATTTGTGGCCAGAAAAAAGTTTTTCAGATCAGAATGAGTGACCGCATTCAAAACTCATCTCAAATGGCATTCAAGGTAACACACGTGTTTAAGGAAATGCAAGTTATTAAGGTGGAGACTCTTAGCCCACCTACTTCACAGACCTCACAACTACTAACTCGAAATAGTCCTTTTTCAGTATCGACTTCGAAACCAAGGAGAATGCTCCAACTTGACGAGTCATCATCTTCGTCTTCATCTCAAGATGTCAAGAAAGCTAAACTCGATTGA